CCATTGTGAATGTCCTTCTTTTTCTAGCGGCCTGCCTCCGCATGCGGAGGAAAAGGCCAGAGGTTTGCGGTGGGTCTGCTTCTGGGTGCTATTACTTGGGCTGCTTGTCCACGTTCGCCTGGAGCACGCGGGCCAGCTGGGAGCCGGGGGCCGCGATGGTGCGAACGAGCTTGCCGGCAGGCTGGTTGAGCATGCCGAGCAGCTGGGCGCGGAGCTCGGGCAGACCGGGCATCTTCGCCAGGGCCTTCACGCCCTCGACGTCGACACGGCGGCCCTGCACGGACGCGCTGCGGACCTTGATGGTCTCGAGATCCTTGATGAAGTCCACGAGGATCTTCGCCGGAGCCACGACATCGTCGTAGCTGATGGCGATGGCCACGGGCCCCACGAAGTCCTCGGCGATGACCTCCACCGGGGTACC
The sequence above is drawn from the Archangium gephyra genome and encodes:
- the rplJ gene encoding 50S ribosomal protein L10, with protein sequence MIKSEKEELIKELNEKFARAQTAIVAEFSKLNVETVTKLRKKFRDGKVDYKVLKNTLAKRAAKGTPVEVIAEDFVGPVAIAISYDDVVAPAKILVDFIKDLETIKVRSASVQGRRVDVEGVKALAKMPGLPELRAQLLGMLNQPAGKLVRTIAAPGSQLARVLQANVDKQPK